In Bubalus bubalis isolate 160015118507 breed Murrah chromosome 3, NDDB_SH_1, whole genome shotgun sequence, a genomic segment contains:
- the HES7 gene encoding transcription factor HES-7 isoform X3 has protein sequence MLKPLVEKRRRDRINRSLEELRLLLLERTRDQNLRNPKLEKAEILEFAVGYLRERSRVEPPGVPRSPAQDAEALASCYLSGFRECLLRLAAFAQDASPAARAQLFSALHGYLRPKPPRPEPGEPRPPAPRLPLDPAAPAPGPALHQRPPVHKGPPSPRCARSPSPCSPRAGDSGAPAPLTGLLPPPPPHRQDGAPKAPPPPPPAFWRPWP, from the exons ATGCTGAAGCCGCTCGTGGAGAAGCGGCGCCGGGACCGCATCAACCGCAGCCTGGAAGaactaaggctgctgctgctggagcgGACCCGGGACCAG AACCTCCGGAACCCGAAGCTGGAGAAAGCAGAGATACTGGAGTTCGCCGTGGGCTACTTGAGGGAGCGAAGCCGGGTGGAGCCCCCGG GGGTTCCCCGATCCCCAGCCCAGGACGCCGAGGCGCTCGCCAGCTGCTACTTGTCGGGATTCCGCGAGTGCCTGCTCCGCTTGGCGGCCTTCGCGCAAGACGCCAGCCCGGCCGCGCGCGCCCAGCTCTTCTCCGCGCTGCACGGTTACCTGCGCCCCAAGCCGCCCCGGCCGGAACCGGGAGAGCCCAGGCCCCCCGCGCCGCGCCTACCGCTGGACCCCGCCGCCCCAGCGCCCGGCCCCGCGCTCCACCAGCGCCCCCCAGTTCACAAGGGCCCCCCCAGCCCGCGCTGCGCGCGGTCCCCGTCCCCCTGCTCCCCCCGAGCCGGTGATTCCGGCGCGCCGGCCCCCCTCACCGgactgctgccgccgccgccgcctcacAGACAAGACGGGGCGCCCAaggccccgccgcccccgccgcccgctTTCTGGAGACCTTGGCCCTGA
- the HES7 gene encoding transcription factor HES-7 isoform X1, whose amino-acid sequence MVTRDRAENRDGPKMLKPLVEKRRRDRINRSLEELRLLLLERTRDQNLRNPKLEKAEILEFAVGYLRERSRVEPPGVPRSPAQDAEALASCYLSGFRECLLRLAAFAQDASPAARAQLFSALHGYLRPKPPRPEPGEPRPPAPRLPLDPAAPAPGPALHQRPPVHKGPPSPRCARSPSPCSPRAGDSGAPAPLTGLLPPPPPHRQDGAPKAPPPPPPAFWRPWP is encoded by the exons ATGGTCACCCGGGATCGAGCCGAGAATAGGGACGGCCCCAAG ATGCTGAAGCCGCTCGTGGAGAAGCGGCGCCGGGACCGCATCAACCGCAGCCTGGAAGaactaaggctgctgctgctggagcgGACCCGGGACCAG AACCTCCGGAACCCGAAGCTGGAGAAAGCAGAGATACTGGAGTTCGCCGTGGGCTACTTGAGGGAGCGAAGCCGGGTGGAGCCCCCGG GGGTTCCCCGATCCCCAGCCCAGGACGCCGAGGCGCTCGCCAGCTGCTACTTGTCGGGATTCCGCGAGTGCCTGCTCCGCTTGGCGGCCTTCGCGCAAGACGCCAGCCCGGCCGCGCGCGCCCAGCTCTTCTCCGCGCTGCACGGTTACCTGCGCCCCAAGCCGCCCCGGCCGGAACCGGGAGAGCCCAGGCCCCCCGCGCCGCGCCTACCGCTGGACCCCGCCGCCCCAGCGCCCGGCCCCGCGCTCCACCAGCGCCCCCCAGTTCACAAGGGCCCCCCCAGCCCGCGCTGCGCGCGGTCCCCGTCCCCCTGCTCCCCCCGAGCCGGTGATTCCGGCGCGCCGGCCCCCCTCACCGgactgctgccgccgccgccgcctcacAGACAAGACGGGGCGCCCAaggccccgccgcccccgccgcccgctTTCTGGAGACCTTGGCCCTGA
- the HES7 gene encoding transcription factor HES-7 isoform X2 translates to MVTRDRAENRDGPKMLKPLVEKRRRDRINRSLEELRLLLLERTRDQNLRNPKLEKAEILEFAVGYLRERSRVEPPAQDAEALASCYLSGFRECLLRLAAFAQDASPAARAQLFSALHGYLRPKPPRPEPGEPRPPAPRLPLDPAAPAPGPALHQRPPVHKGPPSPRCARSPSPCSPRAGDSGAPAPLTGLLPPPPPHRQDGAPKAPPPPPPAFWRPWP, encoded by the exons ATGGTCACCCGGGATCGAGCCGAGAATAGGGACGGCCCCAAG ATGCTGAAGCCGCTCGTGGAGAAGCGGCGCCGGGACCGCATCAACCGCAGCCTGGAAGaactaaggctgctgctgctggagcgGACCCGGGACCAG AACCTCCGGAACCCGAAGCTGGAGAAAGCAGAGATACTGGAGTTCGCCGTGGGCTACTTGAGGGAGCGAAGCCGGGTGGAGCCCCCGG CCCAGGACGCCGAGGCGCTCGCCAGCTGCTACTTGTCGGGATTCCGCGAGTGCCTGCTCCGCTTGGCGGCCTTCGCGCAAGACGCCAGCCCGGCCGCGCGCGCCCAGCTCTTCTCCGCGCTGCACGGTTACCTGCGCCCCAAGCCGCCCCGGCCGGAACCGGGAGAGCCCAGGCCCCCCGCGCCGCGCCTACCGCTGGACCCCGCCGCCCCAGCGCCCGGCCCCGCGCTCCACCAGCGCCCCCCAGTTCACAAGGGCCCCCCCAGCCCGCGCTGCGCGCGGTCCCCGTCCCCCTGCTCCCCCCGAGCCGGTGATTCCGGCGCGCCGGCCCCCCTCACCGgactgctgccgccgccgccgcctcacAGACAAGACGGGGCGCCCAaggccccgccgcccccgccgcccgctTTCTGGAGACCTTGGCCCTGA